From one Musa acuminata AAA Group cultivar baxijiao chromosome BXJ2-6, Cavendish_Baxijiao_AAA, whole genome shotgun sequence genomic stretch:
- the LOC103989287 gene encoding uncharacterized protein LOC103989287 isoform X1, producing MADLLGEKGHLIWLGKKCCFGMPEAGCPCSKKTDYSCENVCGGQASRAALSMSRRLRCALQVFDLKALLLLFIGVPTLIFVIYAHGQKITYFLRPLWESPPKPFRTIPHYYHENVSMENLCKLHGWGIREMPRRVYDAVLFSNELDILEVRWNELSPYVSEFILLESNSTFTGLKKPLSFAENRHRFKFVESRLTYGTFGGRFVKGENPFVEEAYQRKALDQLIRIAGISDDDLLIMSDVDEIPSGHTINLLRWCDEIPEKLHLQLRNYLYSFEFYLDDDSWRASVHRYRAGKTTYAHLRQTDDLLADSGWHCSFCFRHISEFIFKMNAYSHVDRVRFAYFLNRFRIQDVICRGADLFDMLPEEHTFQKIIAKLGPIPSTYSVVNLPGYLIQNADQYRYLLPGNCKRERG from the exons ATGGCGGATCTTTTGGGGGAAAAAGGTCATCTTATTTGGTTGGGGAAGAAGTGTTGCTTCGGTATGCCGGAGGCCGGGTGTCCGTGCTCCAAGAAGACGGATTATTCCTGCGAGAACGTCTGCGGGGGG CAGGCTTCAAGAGCAGCTCTGAGCATGTCCCGGCGGCTCCGGTGCGCCCTCCAGGTCTTCGATCTCAAGgcactattgcttctcttcaTCGGCGTTCCCACCCTCATATTCGTCATCTACGCTCATGGCCAGAAGATCACCTACTTCCTTCGGCCGCTGTGGGAATCCCCTCCTAAGCCCTTCAGGACCATACCCCATTACTACCACGAGAACGTCTCCATGGAGAACCTGTGCAAGCTCCACGGGTGGGGCATCCGGGAAATGCCGAGGCGTGTGTACGATGCCGTCTTGTTCAGCAATGAGCTCGACATCCTGGAAGTTCGTTGGAACGAGCTCAGCCCTTACGTCTCGGAGTTCATTCTGCTCGAGTCCAATTCAACATTCACCGGCTTGAAGAAGCCCCTCTCCTTTGCAGAGAACCGCCACCGCTTCAAGTTCGTGGAGTCACGGTTGACTTATGGGACTTTTGGTGGGAGATTTGTAAAAGGGGAGAATCCTTTTGTCGAGGAGGCTTACCAGCGGAAGGCATTGGATCAGCTTATCAGGATTGCCGGAATCAGTGATGATGATTTGTTGATCATGTCCGATGTTGATGAGATACCTAGTGGTCACACTATCAACCTTCTCAGGTGGTGCGATGAGATTCCAGAGAAGCTTCATCTCCAGCTTCGGAACTACCTCTACTCCTTTGAGTTCTACCTTGATGATGATAGTTGGAGGGCTTCAGTTCACCGTTACCGAGCTGGGAAGACCACATATGCCCATTTGCGTCAGACAGATGACCTATTAGCAGACTCCGGGTGGCACTGCAGCTTCTGCTTCCGGCACATCAGCGagtttatttttaaaatgaatGCATATAGCCATGTTGATCGTGTCCGATTTGCTTATTTCTTAAATCGTTTCAGAATTCAGGATGTCATATGCCGTGGAGCTGACCTTTTCGACATGCTTCCTGAGGAACACACGTTCCAGAAAATAATTGCCAAGCTGGGGCCAATTCCTAGTACATACTCTGTTGTAAATCTTCCAGGTTATCTGATTCAGAATGCTGACCAGTACAGATACCTCCTTCCGGGGAACTGCAAAAGAGAAAGAGGCTAA
- the LOC103989287 gene encoding uncharacterized protein LOC103989287 isoform X2: protein MADLLGEKGHLIWLGKKCCFGMPEAGCPCSKKTDYSCENVCGGASRAALSMSRRLRCALQVFDLKALLLLFIGVPTLIFVIYAHGQKITYFLRPLWESPPKPFRTIPHYYHENVSMENLCKLHGWGIREMPRRVYDAVLFSNELDILEVRWNELSPYVSEFILLESNSTFTGLKKPLSFAENRHRFKFVESRLTYGTFGGRFVKGENPFVEEAYQRKALDQLIRIAGISDDDLLIMSDVDEIPSGHTINLLRWCDEIPEKLHLQLRNYLYSFEFYLDDDSWRASVHRYRAGKTTYAHLRQTDDLLADSGWHCSFCFRHISEFIFKMNAYSHVDRVRFAYFLNRFRIQDVICRGADLFDMLPEEHTFQKIIAKLGPIPSTYSVVNLPGYLIQNADQYRYLLPGNCKRERG from the exons ATGGCGGATCTTTTGGGGGAAAAAGGTCATCTTATTTGGTTGGGGAAGAAGTGTTGCTTCGGTATGCCGGAGGCCGGGTGTCCGTGCTCCAAGAAGACGGATTATTCCTGCGAGAACGTCTGCGGGGGG GCTTCAAGAGCAGCTCTGAGCATGTCCCGGCGGCTCCGGTGCGCCCTCCAGGTCTTCGATCTCAAGgcactattgcttctcttcaTCGGCGTTCCCACCCTCATATTCGTCATCTACGCTCATGGCCAGAAGATCACCTACTTCCTTCGGCCGCTGTGGGAATCCCCTCCTAAGCCCTTCAGGACCATACCCCATTACTACCACGAGAACGTCTCCATGGAGAACCTGTGCAAGCTCCACGGGTGGGGCATCCGGGAAATGCCGAGGCGTGTGTACGATGCCGTCTTGTTCAGCAATGAGCTCGACATCCTGGAAGTTCGTTGGAACGAGCTCAGCCCTTACGTCTCGGAGTTCATTCTGCTCGAGTCCAATTCAACATTCACCGGCTTGAAGAAGCCCCTCTCCTTTGCAGAGAACCGCCACCGCTTCAAGTTCGTGGAGTCACGGTTGACTTATGGGACTTTTGGTGGGAGATTTGTAAAAGGGGAGAATCCTTTTGTCGAGGAGGCTTACCAGCGGAAGGCATTGGATCAGCTTATCAGGATTGCCGGAATCAGTGATGATGATTTGTTGATCATGTCCGATGTTGATGAGATACCTAGTGGTCACACTATCAACCTTCTCAGGTGGTGCGATGAGATTCCAGAGAAGCTTCATCTCCAGCTTCGGAACTACCTCTACTCCTTTGAGTTCTACCTTGATGATGATAGTTGGAGGGCTTCAGTTCACCGTTACCGAGCTGGGAAGACCACATATGCCCATTTGCGTCAGACAGATGACCTATTAGCAGACTCCGGGTGGCACTGCAGCTTCTGCTTCCGGCACATCAGCGagtttatttttaaaatgaatGCATATAGCCATGTTGATCGTGTCCGATTTGCTTATTTCTTAAATCGTTTCAGAATTCAGGATGTCATATGCCGTGGAGCTGACCTTTTCGACATGCTTCCTGAGGAACACACGTTCCAGAAAATAATTGCCAAGCTGGGGCCAATTCCTAGTACATACTCTGTTGTAAATCTTCCAGGTTATCTGATTCAGAATGCTGACCAGTACAGATACCTCCTTCCGGGGAACTGCAAAAGAGAAAGAGGCTAA
- the LOC103989288 gene encoding pentatricopeptide repeat-containing protein At5g19020, mitochondrial: MITTRGSATRAISSIPSRSLSSILSSTDAVNRRVFSFSSSQQEEGFPDSLSLVAALKSCAESLNLSVGQQLHGLALKSGLDRSNLFVRNALLNFYAKCSRLDSVLRIFSSPNTERDSASWNIVLASYVRSDRLPGARRIFDEMPHRDAVSFTTMIMGLARNGRPDEAVATFRDMVASGVRPNEVTLATVLSACSHLRAPRGGSMIHAAGVKLGLVDFVLVGTNLVHVYASCSRIDDSRSAFDALPEKNTVTWNVMLNGYAKAGQVGHAKDLFERIPAKDLVSWSTLIDAFLRVQRLQEALRIYRGMLQDLGERPNEVLMVDLVSACGRCSAVQEGQQLHAAITKMGLDRHTFVQSTLIHFYGSCGMVDLACLQFQAGRQSHVASWNALLAGLLRNNLVEAAAELFDNMPERDVVSWSTMIAGYVHNGSSHLALQLFQEMQHKGYEANDITLVSVLSAVADSGTLDYGKWIHDLITIRRIPLTNNLSAGLIDMYAKRGSIGNALNVFDIVKDSASVSPWNAIICGLAMHGHADMSLEVFMDMQSRSITPNSITFIGVLSACCHNGLLDTGRRYFESMRREYNIEPTIKHYGCMVDLLARAGCLEEAERVIEWMPMEADVMIWGSMLASARTHGKVEIGERAAESLARLEPSHGAARILLSNIYADAGRWSDVFTVRRAMQSSRLDKTPGWSGIL, translated from the coding sequence ATGATCACGACTCGTGGTAGTGCTACGAGAGCTATCTCCTCAAttccctctcgctctctctcttcgATCCTTTCTTCCACCGACGCAGTAAACCGGCgggtcttctccttctcctccagcCAACAAGAAGAAGGCTTCCCGGACTCGCTCTCCCTGGTCGCCGCCCTCAAATCCTGCGCCGAGTCCCTCAACCTCTCCGTTGGCCAGCAGCTCCACGGCCTCGCCCTGAAGTCCGGCCTTGACCGCTCCAACCTCTTCGTCCGCAACGCCCTCCTCAACTTCTACGCCAAATGCAGCCGCCTCGACTCCGTCCTCCGCATCTTCTCCTCCCCCAACACCGAGCGAGACTCCGCATCTTGGAACATTGTCCTGGCCTCCTATGTCAGGTCCGACCGCCTCCCCGGTGCCCGCAGGATATTCGACGAAATGCCTCACCGGGACGCCGTCtccttcaccaccatgatcatggGCCTCGCCCGGAACGGCCGCCCGGACGAGGCCGTCGCCACCTTCCGGGACATGGTCGCCAGCGGCGTCCGGCCGAACGAGGTCACCCTGGCTACCGTCCTCTCCGCTTGCTCTCACCTACGCGCACCTCGAGGTGGGAGCATGATCCACGCCGCCGGCGTGAAGCTTGGGCTTGTTGATTTCGTCCTGGTTGGGACCAATTTGGTGCACGTCTATGCTTCCTGTTCCCGGATAGATGACTCCCGATCTGCCTTCGATGCGTTGCCGGAGAAGAATACTGTCACCTGGAACGTGATGCTCAATGGCTACGCCAAGGCCGGACAAGTCGGTCACGCCAAGGATTTGTTCGAGAGAATTCCGGCCAAGGACTTGGTTTCATGGAGCACATTGATTGACGCGTTCTTACGGGTTCAAAGATTGCAGGAAGCTCTCAGAATATACCGTGGGATGCTGCAGGATTTGGGTGAGAGGCCGAATGAAGTGCTGATGGTTGATTTGGTGTCGGCATGTGGGCGCTGTTCTGCGGTCCAGGAAGGTCAGCAGTTGCATGCCGCGATTACCAAGATGGGACTCGATCGCCACACCTTTGTGCAGTCAACGTTGATCCATTTCTACGGTTCATGCGGTATGGTCGATCTTGCTTGCCTTCAGTTCCAAGCTGGTCGCCAGTCGCATGTTGCTTCCTGGAATGCCTTGTTGGCTGGACTCTTGCGGAACAACTTGGTCGAAGCAGCAGCAGAATTGTTTGATAATATGCCTGAAAGAGACGTTGTCTCTTGGAGTACGATGATCGCTGGTTACGTCCACAATGGCTCATCCCACTTGGCTCTACAGCTCTTCCAAGAAATGCAGCACAAGGGCTACGAAGCGAACGACATCACATTGGTGAGTGTTCTGTCTGCGGTCGCCGATTCGGGCACTTTGGATTACGGGAAGTGGATCCACGATCTCATAACCATCAGAAGGATTCCTCTCACCAATAACTTGAGCGCAGGGCTCATCGACATGTACGCAAAGCGTGGCAGCATAGGAAACGCGCTCAACGTGTTTGACATTGTGAAGGACTCAGCATCAGTGTCACCTTGGAACGCTATAATATGTGGCCTGGCGATGCACGGGCACGCAGATATGTCCCTCGAAGTGTTCATGGATATGCAAAGTAGGAGCATCACACCAAACTCCATCACATTCATCGGGGTGCTGAGTGCGTGCTGCCACAATGGCTTGCTAGACACAGGAAGACGATACTTTGAGAGCATGAGAAGAGAGTACAACATCGAGCCTACCATCAAGCACTATGGTTGCATGGTCGATCTGCTAGCACGAGCTGGTTGCTTGGAAGAGGCAGAGCGGGTAATCGAGTGGATGCCGATGGAGGCAGATGTGATGATATGGGGAAGTATGCTGGCTTCTGCGAGGACCCATGGGAAGGTTGAGATAGGGGAGAGGGCTGCAGAGAGCTTGGCTAGGTTGGAACCCAGTCATGGGGCTGCAAGAATTCTTCTGTCTAACATCTATGCAGATGCAGGTCGATGGTCTGATGTCTTTACGGTGAGGAGGGCGATGCAGAGCAGTAGATTGGACAAAACACCGGGTTGGAGTGGCATTCTATGA
- the LOC135615528 gene encoding protein FLX-like 4: protein MDAHGRMPSSYGRRPIQAPGMMRHGPLPGPGPADHHPREALLPPEHLEKKVAIQEAEMERIARENQRFAESNVAMRQELVATQKEMQRVQAYLGSIHTESDIQIRGLLEKIGKLEDDIHSGDVVKKELQQAHLEAQNLITVRQELSAEIQVVTEELQKSTAGFKKLPEMHSELDGLRQEHQTLRATFEYEKGLNIEQVERMRAMEKNLMSMAKEVERLRAEVTAPNQYGGMHQTAGQGTGYPNHSFSMGGGGYMAGSHVPIVNYADAGFGYANPAHYTEAHGRPQAHMTSGASAEGIDSYGGMSTASGTNIYGGSQAR from the exons ATGGATGCCCATGGACGTATGCCATCATCTTATGGGCGACGGCCTATCCAAGCTCCTGGAATGATGCGCCATGGACCACTTCCCGGGCCAGGTCCTGCTGATCATCACCCCAGAGAAGCCCTTCTTCCACCTGAGCACCTCGAAAAAAAGGTTGCAATTCAAGAAGCTGAGATGGAAAGGATTGCAAGAGAAAACCAGAGATTCGCGGAGAGTAATGTGGCCATGAGACAGGAGCTCGTTGCTACTCAGAAAGAAATGCAGAGAGTGCAGGCTTATCTTGGAAGTATCCATACTGAAAGTGATATCCAAATTAGGGGATTACTGGAGAAGATTGGGAAACTGGAAGATGATATCCATTCTGGTGATGTGGTGAAGAAGGAACTCCAACAAGCACATTTGGAGGCACAGAACCTGATAACTGTGAGACAGGAACTCTCTGCTGAGATACAGGTCGTGACAGAAGAACTACAAAAATCAACGGCAGGCTTCAAAAAGTTGCCTGAGATGCATTCTGAGTTAGATGGCTTGAGACAGGAGCACCAGACATTACG tGCTACTTTTGAATATGAGAAGGGTTTGAATATCGAGCAAGTGGAGCGGATGCGTGCCATGGAGAAAAACCTGATGTCTATGGCCAAAGAAGTCGAGAGGCTGAGAGCTGAAGTGACAG CACCCAACCAATATGGAGGTATGCATCAGACAGCAGGACAAGGCACTGGTTATCCAAATCACAGCTTTAGCATGGGAGGTGGTGGCTACATGGCTGGTAGCCATGTTCCCATTGTAAACTATGCAGATGCAGGTTTTGGCTATGCTAATCCTGCCCACTATACTGAAGCACATGGAAGGCCTCAAGCTCACATGACCAGTGGGGCATCGGCCGAGGGAATTGATTCTTATGGTGGCATGAGTACTGCAAGCGGTACGAACATTTATGGAGGGTCTCAAGCTCGCTGA
- the LOC135615529 gene encoding SAGA-associated factor 29 homolog A-like — MSGIEISVLLDKSKELDQLRKEQEEVHQEINKIHKKLQSTLEASDAILIKLRQLYCQAKELSENEVSASNALMSQLDALLQSGLSAAQRKKIEVSEQKKKRMKSDSDIARFPPTASMRSQLEHAANLKGEQVAARVSSDDAEKDEWFIVKVINFDKDTKEFEVFDEEPGDDEESAQRKYKLPMSHIIPFPKKNDPSSAPDFPPGRHVLAVYPGTTALYKATVVNSHRKRKSDDYLLEFDDDEEDGSLPQRNVHFYKVVPLPDGHRQ, encoded by the exons ATGTCGGGAATCGAGATCAGCGTGCTGCTGGACAAGTCCAAGGAGCTGGACCAGCTCCGCAAGGAACAGGAGGAGGTCCACCAGGAGATCAACAAGATCCACAAGAAGCTACAATCCA CTCTGGAGGCATCGGATGCCATATTAATCAAGCTCAGACAACTGTATTGTCAGGCCAAAGAGTTGTCTGAAAATGAAGTCAG TGCTTCAAATGCATTGATGAGTCAGCTTGATGCTTTACTACAATCTGGACTTTCAGCTGCGCAAAGGAAAAAAATCG AAGtaagtgagcagaaaaagaagCGGATGAAGTCCGATTCAGATATTGCAAGATTTCCTCCTACTGCATCTATGAGAAGCCAACTTGAGCATGCTGCTAACCTGAAGGGTGAACAG GTGGCAGCTAGGGTCTCATCTGATGATGCTGAAAAAGATGAGTGGTTTATTGTGAAAGTTATAAATTTTGACAAGGATACAAAGGA ATTTGAagtttttgatgaggaacctggtGACGATGAAGAAAGTGCACAAAG GAAGTACAAGCTGCCTATGTCACACATTATTCCTTTTCCAAAGAAAAATGATCCTTCTAGTGCACCAGATTTCCCACCAGGCAGACATGTCTTGGCGGTCTATCCTGGAACTACAGCTTTGTATAAGGCAACTGTGGTCAATTCTCACCGCAAG AGAAAATCTGATGA TTACCTTCTCGAGTTCGATGATGACGAAGAAGATGGGTCCTTACCACAAAGAAACGTACACTTCTACAAAGTTGTTCCACTTCCAGATGGACATCGGCAATGA